A DNA window from Pungitius pungitius chromosome 1, fPunPun2.1, whole genome shotgun sequence contains the following coding sequences:
- the fmnl3 gene encoding formin-like protein 3 isoform X4, which translates to MGNIESVDGQSDMKHHIMPLKVPMPDPTELEEKFAIVLNSMNLPPDKARLLRQYDNEKKWDLICDQERFQVKNPPHTYIQKLRGYLDPGVTRKKFRRRVQESTKVLRELEISLRTNHIGWVREFLNDENRGLDVLVEYLSFAQCAVIYGTVSNSKTIKNSRLVSQKDDVHVCIMCLRAIMNYQYGFNMVMSHAHAVNEIALSLNNKNSRTKALVLELLAAVCLVRGGHEIILSAFDHFKEVCKEKHRFERLMDYFRSEEGNIDYMVACMQFINIVVHSVEDMNFRVHLQYEFTKLGLDDYLEKCKHTESDKLSVQIQAYLDNVFDVGGLLEDAETKNAALEKVDELEEHLSHVTEKLLEVENETMMKVADLEKVLLQKDKDLHAIRETYESTNTQVTTLRRVIKEKDAAFQRHFNIERRLLELEQQGTIRLHKKADGDIAIEALGVGGGVGSSGLGIPVGDIRQLSLGSTAGFNAPGGPDSSLPPASEAPPPPPPPPPPPPPLPSASGHFNAPAPPPPPPLAPPLPGASPSVILSVGLSAIRIKKPIKTKFRLPVFNWTALKPNQINGTVFNEIDDERVLEVLDLERFEELFKTRAQGPIVDICCTKSKVAQKTANKVTLLDANRSKNLAITLRKANKTTEEICKAIEKFDLKALPVDFVECLMRFLPTEGEVKVFRQYERERRPLDQLAEEDRFMLFFSKIERLTQRMNIITFVGNFSDNINMLTPQLNAVIAASASVKSAPKLKRVLEIILALGNYMNSSKRGCVYGFKLQSLDLLLDTKSTDRKMTLLHYIALILKEKYPELANFYNELHFVEKAAAVSLENVLLDVRELGKGMDLIRRECTLHDHSVLKGFVQASDTQLDKLQKDAKTAEEAFNNVVNYFGESAKTTPPSVFFPVFVRFIRAYKDAVEQNEQRKKQEEAMREKLLAEEAKQHDPKVQGQKKRQQQHELITELRKRQAKDHRPVYEGKDGTIEDIITVLKSVPFTARTAKRGSRFFCEANLCDDANC; encoded by the exons atGGGTAATATAGAAAGCGTGGACGGCCAGTCGGACATGAAGCATCACATCATGCCTCTCAAGGTCCCCATGCCTGACCCcaccgagctggaggagaaatTTGCCATTGTTTTG AATTCTATGAATCTGCCTCCAGACAAAGCCCGGCTCCTCAGGCAGTATGACAATGAGAAGAAGTGGGACCTGATCTGTGATCAG GAGAGATTTCAGGTGAAGAATCCGCCTCACACCTACATCCAGAAGCTGCGAGGATACCTAGACCCCGGAGTCACTCGCAAG AAGTTCCGCAGACGAGTGCAGGAATCCACAAAAGTCTTGAGGGAGCTGGAGATCTCACTGAGGACCAACCACATTGG GTGGGTCAGGGAGTTCCTCAATGATGAGAACAGAGGTCTTGACGTCTTGGTGGAGTACCTCTCTTTTGCTCAGTGTGCTGTCAT CTATGGCACAGTGTCCAACAGCAAAACCATCAAAAACTCCCGTCTCGTGAGCCAGAAAGATGATGTGCACGTGTGCATCATGTGCTTGAGGGCTATCATGAACTATCAG TATGGCTTCAACATGGTCATGTCTCACGCACACGCAGTCAACGAAATTGCTCTCAGCCTGAACAATAAGAACTCACG GACGAAGGCCTTGGTCCTCGAGCTGCTGGCTGCTGTTTGTCTGGTCCGAGGAGGTCACGAGATCATCCTTTCAGCATTTGACCACTTCAAAGAG GTGTGTAAGGAGAAGCATCGCTTTGAGAGACTGATGGATTATTTCCGCAGTGAGGAGGGAAACATTGACTACATG GTTGCTTGCATGCAGTTCATCAACATCGTGGTGCACTCGGTGGAGGACATGAACTTCCGGGTCCATTTGCAGTACGAATTCACCAAGCTGGGACTGGATGATTACCTGGAG aaatgtaaacacacagagagTGACAAGCTGTCGGTGCAGATCCAGGCCTACCTGGATAACGTGTTTGACGTGGGTGGTCTGCTGGAAGATGCAGAGACGAAGAATGCCGCTCTGGAGAAGGTGGATGAACTTGAGGAGCACCTGTCCCAT GtgacggagaagctgctggaaGTTGAGAATGAAACAATGATGAAAGTAGCTGACCTTGAGAAGGTGCTCCTACAGAAAGACAAGGACCTGCATGCAATAAGG GAGACCTACGAGTCAACCAACACCCAGGTCACCACTCTGAGGAGGGTGATCAAAGAGAAGGACGCTGCCTTCCAGAGGCACTTCAACATCGAGAGGAGGCTGCTGGAGCTCGAACAGCAAGGCACCATCCGTCTGCACAAGAAGGCTGATGGAGATATTGCCATTGAGGCGCTGGGTGTCGGTGGTGGTGTTGGGAGCAGTGGTCTTGGGATCCCAGTGGGGGACATCCGTCAGCTCTCTTTGGGTTCAACAGCTGGATTCAACGCTCCAGGAGGACCAGACAGCAGTTTACCGCCAGCCAGTGaagcccctccacctcctcctccacctccaccgccACCTCCTCCGCTTCCCTCAGCCTCAG GCCACTTCAATGCACCagccccaccacctccacctcctctcgcTCCACCTCTGCCGGGCGCGTCTCCATCAGTCATCCTGAGTGTGGGTCTCTCAG CCATTAGAATCAAAAAGCCAATCAAGACCAAGTTCCGCCTGCCAGTGTTCAACTGGACGGCCTTGAAGCCCAATCAGATCAACGGCACAGTTTTCAATGAGATCGACGATGAACGTGTGCTAGAG GTGCTGGACCTGGAACGGTTTGAGGAGCTGTTTAAGACCAGGGCCCAGGGTCCCATCGTGGATATTTGCTGCACCAAGAGCAAAGTAGCCCAGAAGACGGCAAACAAAGTCACGCTGCTGGACGCCAATCGCTCCAAGAACTTGGCCATCACACTGCGAAAGGCTAACAAGACCACGGAGGAGATCTGCAAAGCAATAGAGAA GTTTGACCTCAAGGCCTTACCCGTTGACTTTGTGGAGTGCCTGATGCGTTTCCTGCCCACGGAGGGGGAGGTGAAGGTGTTCCGTCAGTACGAGCGCGAGCGACGCCCACTGGACCAGCTGGCGGAGGAGGACCGGTTCATGCTGTTTTTCAGCAAGATCGAGAGGCTCACGCAGAGAATGAACATCATCACCTTCGTCGGGAACTTTTCTGACAACATCAACATGCTGACGCCGCAGCTCAATGCAGTCATTGCGGCTTCTGCCTCCGTCAAATCTGCACCAAAGTTGAAACGGGTGCTCGAG ATCATCTTGGCCTTGGGGAACTACATGAACAGCAGCAAGCGCGGCTGCGTTTATGGCTTCAAATTACAAAGTCTTGATCTG CTTCTAGACACCAAGTCCACAGACAGGAAGATGACGTTGCTCCACTACATAGCTCTCATTTTGAAAGAGAAGTACCCTGAACTGGCCAACTTCTACAACGAACTGCACTTTGTGGAAAAAGCTGCAGCAG TATCTCTGGAAAATGTGCTGCTGGATGTCCGAGAGCTGGGGAAAGGCATGGACCTGATCAGGAGAGAGTGCACTCTGCATGACCATTCGGTCCTGAAAGGGTTCGTCCAGGCCAGTGACACACAGCTGGACAAGCTGCAGAAGGACGCCAAGACGGCAGAG GAAGCCTTCAACAATGTGGTGAACTACTTTGGAGAGAGTGCCAAGACAACTCCGCCCTCGGTGTTCTTCCCCGTGTTCGTGCGCTTCATCAGGGCGTACAAG GATGCAGTGGAACAAAACGAGCAGAGGAAAAAGCAGGAGGAAGCAATGAGAGAAAAGTTGCTGGCTGAGGAGGCTAAACAGCATGACCCCAAG GTCCAGGGccaaaagaagagacagcagcagcatgagCTAATCACAGAGCTGCGCAAGCGACAGGCCAAAGACCACCGGCCTGTGTACGAGGGCAAAGATGGCACCATCGAGGACATCATCACAG TGCTGAAGAGCGTGCCCTTCACAGCGCGCACTGCTAAACGCGGCTCACGGTTCTTCTGTGAAGCCAACCTCTGCGACGACGCCAACTGctag